A segment of the Solanum lycopersicum chromosome 9, SLM_r2.1 genome:
aatcatGATGTCGGGACCAGCTCGACTACTTCCACGAGATACTTGTCTCTCGAAATTTTCTCAGCTATTGCAAGTTCTGACCACAAGAATTGTCCACAATATACTAACTATAGGATATCAATATTAGAACCTCAACTTCTGATGACTTTAACACTCTACCAtcacatccaaaaaaaaaataaaatgaggatAACTAGAAGCTTAACCTTCCAGTTCAATAATCTTAACCACCGATGCGTCTCCAACTTTCTGGCAGATGACAACTCGATCGTGGGACTTCACAACTCCTGAGGCCTTCCCGTGATCGAGGGCAACTTTCAGCACAGACTCGTTTGATGCATTCGTAGACTCAGCCTATGGAAAGAGTAAAGTAAGTATAATCAAGATTCAGGGCCGAAGCTATAGTATAAATACTAGTTTGGACGAATCAAGAAGTTTTTGTTTAAACCCGGTATTTGTATCAGGAAAATATTTAATCGAGAATCCAATAACTAAAATGAGCTATGAGTTCAGTGGCGAGTTCAGAACTCATACCCTACttcaaaaataaactaaataagtACAAAGTGATGCAAACGGGAAAATATGGAACACCAAGACGATGAGACTTACAGGATGTCGAGGATCAGCAAGCATTGGGAAAAGACCCCTCACAATAAGAGACTGCCTTGCCTGAACATGGAGAagttacaaaaatttaaaacctGTGAGCTTCGCAATGAAATAAAAGGAATAAGGAACAACTTCaacactcttttttttttttccaacttaGACTTAAATTTGCCCGAAATCTTACTAAATAGTTCGGAAGCAATGAGAAAAGCAGGCAGACGGAAGAAGGTGAGAGGACACACTAAGAGATCGTCCTATAAATAGTGGAAATGGAAATAAATGACCAAGGAAATTATGGAGGGCCTCTAATACTCGATATTGCAACTCTAAATCATTGTTAGTCTGACAGATAAGTCACATGTTAAAAAAATCTATAGCAATATAATTGAACAAACAAATTGACCAGCAAGAAACGGGATGATATGAAAGTAAGAGTAACAAGAGTCACTTAAGATTAGGAAAATTAAGAATAACTATAATCCAGTTCTCAGATACTATCATGGCTTTAGTCGTTACTTGAGACCAAAACTGAAAAGATTACATTATCTGTTATTCTCTTACGGATTTTGTGTTGGGGTTGAGTAGAAATCATTCCATCATAAAATTTGACTGATAATAAGTAATAAGGAAGTGAAGAAGTATTGGATAAACTATGTTCTGTGAGGAACATAATAGTCCTTGTCAATCAAATGAACTAAAAAGGTCAGAACATCATGAACTGGATTTGATTCTTGAAAGGATAATAATAAGGGTATACCTCAAATGCGCCGGTAAAGCTCCACTTCAATTGATTTGTCTTCAGTCGAGGAATTACAACAGACAATACTGGCATTGTTGGCCTATATTTGGCTATCAATCTGAGCACATAAAGGTAACCATTTACAGCTcttaataataaagatataGTATAAATTCTAAGAAATTTCGTAAGAACAGAGAGATCACCGTGCTGCCCTTCCAGATGAAGTGAAACAAATAATTACTGATGCTTTCACCTTAATTGCTGCCCGGACCTAAACAGCAAGTGGATAAATAGTCATTTCTTTAGAACTAGTACGCAAATGAAGAAATCTATGAAATTTCCGGAATTCTCTCATATCATTTCAAGAAACGGATTTATGTCCAAAAGAATACCGCAGAGGACGCAATTGATTCCAGGTGTGACATGGGCTCCCCAACAAATTTGACTGTTCTCTTGAAGTATAGATCTTGGTTAAAGACCTTCTCTGCCTGCAAGGAAATTATTTGTTAACTAGGGCTACTCCCTGTATTCTCTGGAAAAAAACCCGGAAGGTGGTAAACACTACGAGGGGGTGGGGACTTAGAGTATCTGATACAATTCAGGGAGAaccacaccccaaaagctagccaTTGAGGTGGAAGTGCCCAAGGTTATATAGGCCCCACATCAGCTCCCCGTTAAACCGGTGTGGGACTCAAGTCCCACACTTTATAATAGGATCATAACAAACCATCATGCTCAACAGCCATCCTTCTTAATGGCTATGTGCTAGACCATTTCTAGCCCTGGGCTAACACTGTAATACCAGTGTCACCATCCAAGGCACGCCGAGCACGTAGGCGGTTGGTGCCTCTGATACCCAAAAACTAGCTATTGAGGTGGGAGATCCCAAAGCTATATAAGCCCCACATCAGCTCCCCATTAAACCTATGTGGGACTAAAGTCCCATACATTGCAATTGGATCATAACAGTATCCTTCATCCCATAATCTGATTCTGAAGATAACTACTACGCCATGTATTTGACAAGAGTAGACCTTTCTGAGAAAATGTCCCTTAATATGTCATACAATAAACCAACTACCGATGATTTGGCAAGTAAATAGGTGTTCAAATGTAAACCATTGTAGAATGTACTTAACGTGGAAAATATTGCCAAAATATTGCACACAGATCCTCTTATTTCACACAAAGGttcaggaaaaaaaatgaaaatcaccTCCGCACAAATTTTTCCAACAGTTGAAATAGTCTCAATTGGGTATAATCCACGTAGAGTTTCAGCACCAAGAAGAATTGCATCAGTACCTGCACAAACGTTAAAAGTCAAGCTCCTACCAGAAACAAACTAACAAGGAATCATATGAAGGATGAAAAAAGGAACTGAAATCTTCAGAGACAATAAGGGATAGTAGAACCACTAAGATGGGCAGCAAGATTACCATCCAAGACAGCATTAGCAACATCTGTTGCTTCGGCACGAGTTGGCCTAAGATTGTCAGTCATACTATCAACAACACGTGTTACTACAGCAGGCTTGCCAGCCATGTTACACTTGTAAACAGCTGCCTTCTGGAACAAGAACACCTGTGTACCATCAAAAATTAGTTGAATGATGATCCTACTAAGAAATGATGATTACAATACATTCAGTATTTTGCAACGACGATTAGTTAACAGGAGAGGTTGGAGTGTTTGCCTCCATATCACTCAATTCAATTGCTAAATGGATCCATTGTCACCCCCCAAAAGCTAAAACACTGGGGTTTGGTTGGTGGCTAAAGATAATAATCCCGGGATAAAATATGGGATTACCAAAAAAACAACATACCCATGTAATCAAACAAGTGGGGtttggggagggtagagtgtacttAGATCTTACCCTAACTTGGAAGGTAtagaggttgtttccgatagTCCCTCagctcaaaaagaaaaaagagaagaaaaattaacAGAATCAAACTTACCTTCTCAGGTGGGAGATCTATACCAAGGTTTCCACGAGAAAGGATGATTCCATCAGCCTCTTGAAGTATATCATCAAAATGTTTCAAGCCCTACATAAATCACCACGGAAAGAAGTAAATTGCAAGCCCGGCAATTTATCATATTCCATACCAATCTCACAAAGGACTATCCAAATGAAAAGATCAGACAGAAAATAACAGTTTACCAACTAACCTCTTCGTTTTCAATTTTGGCAAAGATCTGAGTTTGGCTTAGATCACCCAGCTTACTTAAGAATTCACGAGCCTGaatttacaaaagaaaaaagaaccaATGAGGTTGATTTGTATTCaagcaataaataaataatgttgtCCCCTCTCAACGGTTTAAATTTTAGACGAGGTGCTCACACAAACCACATATGGTAGTAAAGAAAACAAAGGTCCAAAAGTCTTATATCCAAGCCTCGccaaagaaaatacataaagaaaaaaagaagacagTGTAATCATTACCTCACGAACATCCTCAGCATGCCTGGTAAATGATaatgaaagaaaatcaattttgttttggaCTCCCCATGTGCTAATAACCTGATTCAATTAGCATGCCAAGAGCACcacaaaaaagttaaaacagATAGCTGCACAAAGCCAAACCATTAACGAGGCAGACGCAGAGAAATAAGTAGTTTGAGGGAGGATAATACCATAATTCAAAACTAATATGCTTGCATTAACATTAAGGTAGTATAGTCATTAGCCAATATTAAAGTACCAAAGATAATAGAGGAACCCTTGAAACTCTTTCTGAGTGTAATACAAGTTAGAACTTCAAATATCAAGAGAAAGGACATAATTTTGGCATTGCCAAGATATTGCTACAGAAAGTGGAAAGATGGGAAGACGAGAACTTGCTAGGTCCCACCAATCCATGCTTACATAACCAAACAGAATCACAACCATCTTAAGACTCATCTCATACATACACAAAAAGCCTAATTACAATTTCTATAAAATAGATAAGTAAATCTTAACACTTCTATTAAGTGTCCAAGTCCCCaagaataacaacaacaataacaacatatcCGTGTAATCCCTTAAGTGGGGTAACCGCGGGGTAGTATGTACACAGTGTTCCTACCTTCGGGGAGGTAGAGAGGCTATTTCTGATAGAGCCTCAGCTTAAGTCCTCAAGAATAAATAGACATATTTACTCAACCACAAAGTTCTCACAGAAATTTTTCCATAACCATGTGAGTTTGTAA
Coding sequences within it:
- the LOC101248036 gene encoding pyruvate kinase 1, cytosolic, whose translation is MHSNHLLLEEPIRMASILEPSKAGFFPAMTKIVGTLGAKSRSVEVLSACLKAGMSVARFDFSLGDTKYHQETLENLKSAIKSTKKLCSVMLDTAGPELTVVNKSEKPISLEANATITLTPDEGQEASSEVFPINFGGLSKAVKKGDTIFIGQYLFTGSETTSVWLEVDQVKGDDIVCIVKNSATLTGSLFTLHAAQIHIDLPTLSDKDKKVISTWGVQNKIDFLSLSFTRHAEDVREAREFLSKLGDLSQTQIFAKIENEEGLKHFDDILQEADGIILSRGNLGIDLPPEKVFLFQKAAVYKCNMAGKPAVVTRVVDSMTDNLRPTRAEATDVANAVLDGTDAILLGAETLRGLYPIETISTVGKICAEAEKVFNQDLYFKRTVKFVGEPMSHLESIASSAVRAAIKVKASVIICFTSSGRAARLIAKYRPTMPVLSVVIPRLKTNQLKWSFTGAFEARQSLIVRGLFPMLADPRHPAESTNASNESVLKVALDHGKASGVVKSHDRVVICQKVGDASVVKIIELEG